A window of Marinobacter salarius contains these coding sequences:
- a CDS encoding type II toxin-antitoxin system Phd/YefM family antitoxin: MESVNMHEAKTRLSQLVARAAKGEAFIIAKAGKPVARVTAFDSPEESQQKRIGFMAGEFTVPDDFDRMGQDEIVEMFGG; the protein is encoded by the coding sequence ATGGAATCCGTCAACATGCACGAAGCGAAAACCCGCCTTTCGCAACTCGTTGCCCGGGCCGCCAAGGGCGAAGCATTCATCATCGCCAAAGCGGGAAAGCCGGTTGCCCGGGTAACGGCTTTCGATTCTCCCGAGGAAAGCCAGCAGAAAAGGATTGGCTTCATGGCAGGGGAATTCACAGTGCCGGACGATTTCGACCGGATGGGCCAGGACGAAATCGTTGAGATGTTCGGAGGCTGA
- a CDS encoding plasmid pRiA4b ORF-3 family protein, with protein sequence MSTEPQTAYQLKVTLSGAKPPIWRRLLIEPGTTFQDLHRIIQMAMGWQASHLHLFEAEGGMLIGDPAEDFDGMMEFRDEAVVPVSAVVSEEGQALRYEYDFGDGWEHQIVLEKIAAVEVGSDTLPRCIKAVRQCPPEDVGGLPGFYDFLEAMEDMAHPEHIAVREWCGEWFDPDFVDLEQINADLTERDDWFPEDPEHGAPAASDFRGLSPAQVHELLQNPLNCPSVFNPLFNAESVNELLDTAPVIRMARVLVEAMKGKGIRLTGKGNLPLKHVKAMIDAGGESVVAPMARYSPIRSEEHVLAVILTRMLLEIAGYTKKQKGVLSLKKTAGTRMEKKGWLTVYRDLFSTVLTRLNWASIDHYEGLDEVHYTAPFCFWLLSEKGGQWRPVDEYLDDMLKAFPRLPLAAYPVVYMSDEEQARSALRSRMLTLYQLLGLIDLDPEHARLRDEGEQVMRRTALFEGLFLRN encoded by the coding sequence ATGTCTACCGAACCCCAAACCGCCTACCAACTTAAAGTGACCCTCTCCGGGGCCAAGCCGCCGATATGGCGGCGTTTGCTGATTGAGCCTGGCACCACTTTCCAGGACCTTCACCGCATTATTCAGATGGCCATGGGCTGGCAGGCCTCGCACTTGCATTTGTTCGAGGCAGAAGGCGGCATGCTGATTGGCGACCCGGCCGAGGACTTTGATGGCATGATGGAGTTCCGGGATGAGGCCGTTGTGCCGGTGTCCGCTGTGGTGTCAGAAGAAGGGCAGGCGCTGCGTTACGAGTATGACTTCGGCGATGGCTGGGAGCATCAAATCGTGCTTGAAAAGATCGCAGCCGTTGAGGTCGGTAGCGATACACTGCCACGCTGTATCAAGGCCGTGCGCCAATGCCCGCCGGAGGATGTGGGCGGATTGCCGGGCTTCTATGACTTTCTCGAGGCCATGGAAGATATGGCCCATCCCGAACACATCGCCGTTCGCGAGTGGTGCGGCGAATGGTTCGACCCGGACTTTGTCGATCTCGAACAGATTAACGCAGACCTTACCGAACGCGATGACTGGTTCCCGGAGGATCCTGAGCATGGCGCGCCCGCGGCCAGTGATTTTCGGGGTCTGAGCCCGGCCCAGGTGCATGAGTTGTTGCAAAACCCGCTGAACTGCCCCTCGGTTTTCAACCCTCTTTTTAATGCGGAGTCGGTGAACGAACTGCTCGATACCGCACCGGTTATCCGCATGGCCCGGGTGCTGGTGGAGGCGATGAAAGGAAAAGGCATTCGCCTGACTGGCAAAGGCAACCTGCCGCTCAAACACGTGAAGGCAATGATCGACGCAGGTGGGGAATCCGTTGTGGCGCCGATGGCCAGGTATTCACCGATTCGCTCCGAAGAACACGTGCTGGCGGTGATCCTTACCCGCATGTTGCTGGAAATCGCCGGCTATACCAAAAAACAGAAAGGCGTACTCTCCCTCAAGAAAACTGCCGGAACCAGGATGGAGAAAAAAGGCTGGCTGACCGTATACCGGGACCTGTTCTCCACCGTTCTAACTCGGCTCAACTGGGCCTCCATCGACCACTACGAAGGCCTGGATGAAGTGCACTACACCGCACCATTCTGCTTCTGGCTGCTGTCGGAGAAAGGCGGGCAGTGGAGACCAGTGGATGAATACCTGGACGACATGCTCAAAGCCTTTCCCCGGCTCCCGCTTGCCGCCTACCCGGTGGTCTACATGAGCGATGAGGAGCAGGCACGGTCTGCGCTGCGCTCGAGAATGCTGACGCTGTACCAGCTCCTAGGCCTGATCGATCTGGATCCGGAGCATGCACGGTTGCGGGATGAGGGTGAGCAGGTGATGCGGCGGACGGCGTTGTTTGAGGGGCTGTTTCTACGAAATTAA
- the sbcB gene encoding exodeoxyribonuclease I, which produces MIRSFYWHDYETFGVDPLHDRPSQFAGVRTDADLNIIEDPLIIYCAPADDYVPSPEACLITGITPQKALENGFPEAEFIAQINEAFSQPGTCAVGYNSLRFDDEVSRHTLYRNLRDPYAREWQNGNSRWDIIDMVRLTYALRPEGIHWPKKEDGSPSFKLEELTVANGIAHEAAHDALSDVEATIAVAKLIKEKQPKLFEFVLQNKDKHSARAMLDTASMKPVFHISAKYPATRGCCAMVAPVADHPSNKNLVIAYDLREDPSELIHATPEQIRERVFTSQAELGEGVSRFPLKGVQLNKCPVLAPATMLKSLSEERLAELELDGAKLREHLAILRKAPDLPARIAQAFDQPHEGDLTDPDEQLYAGGFISKTDREKLNWLLQQPVETLGEQEVRFEDGRLEEMLFRYRARNYPNTLIGDEMERWEEFRSQRLMNPKKGWRSLEEFGHELQRLAADPELTPDRRHVLEELHLYGESLIPYV; this is translated from the coding sequence GTGATCCGCTCTTTCTACTGGCACGACTACGAAACCTTTGGTGTCGATCCCTTGCACGATCGTCCGTCCCAGTTTGCCGGTGTGCGTACCGATGCGGACCTGAACATCATCGAAGACCCTCTGATCATCTACTGCGCGCCTGCGGACGACTACGTACCGTCGCCGGAGGCCTGCCTGATCACCGGTATTACTCCGCAAAAGGCGCTGGAAAACGGCTTTCCCGAGGCGGAGTTTATAGCTCAGATCAATGAGGCTTTCAGCCAGCCTGGCACCTGCGCTGTGGGTTACAACAGCCTGCGTTTCGATGACGAAGTATCTCGCCACACCCTGTACCGCAATCTTCGCGATCCCTATGCCCGGGAATGGCAGAACGGCAATTCGCGCTGGGACATCATTGATATGGTGCGCCTGACCTACGCGCTGAGGCCGGAGGGCATCCACTGGCCAAAGAAGGAAGACGGTAGCCCCAGTTTCAAGTTGGAAGAGCTCACGGTCGCCAATGGCATCGCCCATGAAGCCGCTCACGATGCCCTGTCGGACGTGGAGGCCACCATTGCGGTGGCGAAGCTGATCAAGGAGAAGCAGCCCAAGCTGTTTGAGTTTGTACTGCAAAACAAGGACAAGCACTCTGCCCGCGCCATGCTGGATACCGCCAGTATGAAGCCGGTATTCCACATTTCCGCAAAGTACCCGGCCACCCGTGGCTGCTGCGCAATGGTGGCGCCCGTTGCGGATCACCCCAGCAACAAGAACCTGGTGATCGCGTACGACCTGCGCGAAGACCCCAGCGAGCTGATCCACGCCACGCCTGAGCAGATTCGTGAGCGGGTATTTACTTCCCAGGCAGAGCTAGGGGAGGGCGTGAGTCGTTTTCCACTCAAAGGCGTGCAGCTGAACAAGTGCCCGGTACTCGCTCCGGCCACCATGCTGAAGTCCCTCTCTGAAGAACGGCTTGCCGAATTAGAACTCGACGGCGCCAAACTGCGGGAGCACCTGGCCATCCTCCGCAAAGCCCCGGACCTGCCAGCCCGAATTGCCCAGGCCTTCGACCAGCCCCATGAAGGCGACCTGACGGACCCGGATGAACAGCTTTACGCTGGCGGCTTTATCAGCAAAACGGACCGCGAGAAGCTCAACTGGCTATTGCAACAGCCGGTGGAAACCCTGGGAGAGCAGGAAGTACGGTTTGAGGATGGGCGCCTGGAAGAGATGCTGTTTCGCTATCGGGCGAGGAATTACCCTAATACGCTGATCGGTGACGAGATGGAGCGCTGGGAAGAATTCCGCAGTCAGCGCTTGATGAATCCGAAAAAAGGTTGGCGATCACTGGAGGAATTTGGGCATGAACTGCAACGCCTGGCCGCCGATCCGGAGCTCACGCCGGATCGGCGGCACGTTCTGGAGGAGCTTCACCTTTATGGTGAGTCGCTGATTCCTTACGTTTAG
- a CDS encoding SNF2-related protein: MPAPATNIDNRLTMLIDTDTLNLTFDTNSIQRGKRYFSQNRVQNLVREVEGMSIQVLRAEVAGSHYQQYQTVVRFDRYTPYKIDTFCSCPVSFQCKHAVAVIFQANHDAAMVDASKVQEARPRNSEHTAEIWLERIGKLTSEAARSNSNECLAYLLHVGPHQRRPTVTVNKVRQRKTGGLSAGSKTIPWGRRNLEHDRPKYLQESDIAPLTWLNALPTSFRVEPVLEGTSGAHFLEAALQTGRLFIGSTSSPPLQPGEPIETGFEWLQLPESRHWQLVSKELPSHIQLLDTAPTYYLDEQAHSIGRVQSNLDADTAALLEQCPPLTEAQLQEALPDLSPLMQKTGALLPESFQAPEIIEADPQPILQLYSLEHPQPGTQPPLLMARLVFSYEEHRIPFAEQEARILVQTPEGPVLIIRDEDEEIDFLHHGLPDFQMIGVMGDEFDDDILNALPQSAFLDFTLPSREAWLNFIAFELPQLDTEGWQIEMDDSFDLPVVDIDELHGNLRPDDDAPGWFDVEVGIDYNGTRLDLIPLLQQALAYLDIEAGNEDTLPDTLWLHNGSTLIRVPSDRIRPLAQTLLGLMARDSDGTLKLPKLDAAQVMGEVDANWQSSAELRALSEKLTNFQALAEVPLPKEVKAQLRHYQQDGLNWLQFLREYGLGGILADDMGLGKTLQALACIQAEKSNARLNAPALVVCPTTLIANWEAEAEKFTPGLNCLVIHGNRRKPLFDQVASADLVITSYPLLHRDIDQHKNQSYSLAFFDEAQYLKNPATIMAKAARRLPAQNCIALTGTPMENHLGELWALFDLMLPGYLADQKTFRDYYRKPIEENGDSARRAELSRRVRPFMLRRTKDQVTPELPAKTEIVRHVELNRQQRDLYETVRATMDQRIRKLLADKGAARSQIEILDALLKLRQICCHPALLNGDETAGSAKLEYLMDMLAQLLEEGRKVILFSQFTSMLALIENALKSAGIRYEKLTGQTRDRATPVKRFQSGESPIFLISLKAGGTGLNLTAADCVIHYDPWWNPAVEQQATDRAWRIGQDKPVFVYRLISEGTVEERIQALQARKSKLADGLYGNADTFSSAITADDISVLFEK; this comes from the coding sequence TTGCCAGCTCCCGCAACCAATATCGACAACCGGCTAACCATGCTCATTGACACCGATACTCTGAACCTTACCTTCGACACCAACAGCATCCAGCGTGGAAAACGCTATTTCAGCCAGAACCGGGTACAGAATCTGGTTCGGGAAGTGGAGGGCATGAGCATTCAGGTCCTTCGGGCCGAGGTCGCTGGCAGCCATTACCAGCAATATCAGACGGTAGTGAGATTTGATCGCTATACACCCTACAAAATCGACACTTTCTGCAGTTGCCCCGTGAGTTTCCAATGCAAACATGCAGTCGCTGTCATCTTTCAGGCGAATCACGATGCAGCGATGGTGGATGCCAGTAAGGTACAGGAGGCCCGGCCCAGAAACAGCGAGCACACAGCCGAAATCTGGCTGGAGCGAATCGGCAAGCTCACCAGCGAGGCCGCCCGGAGCAACAGTAACGAATGCCTGGCGTACCTGCTGCATGTCGGCCCCCATCAGCGCAGGCCAACGGTAACCGTCAATAAAGTGCGGCAACGCAAAACAGGGGGATTGTCTGCCGGTTCCAAAACCATTCCCTGGGGCCGCCGAAATCTGGAACACGACCGCCCGAAATACCTGCAGGAAAGTGACATTGCACCGCTCACCTGGCTGAACGCCCTGCCGACGTCTTTCCGGGTTGAACCTGTGCTGGAAGGCACCAGCGGTGCTCATTTTCTTGAGGCGGCACTGCAAACCGGCCGCCTGTTCATCGGCTCCACCAGCAGCCCGCCGCTGCAACCGGGAGAGCCCATTGAAACCGGCTTCGAGTGGCTACAGTTACCCGAGAGCCGCCACTGGCAGTTGGTCAGCAAGGAACTACCGTCACACATTCAATTACTGGACACAGCACCGACCTATTATCTGGATGAACAGGCACACAGCATCGGCCGGGTACAAAGCAATCTGGACGCAGACACAGCCGCATTACTGGAGCAGTGCCCTCCACTCACAGAGGCCCAATTACAGGAAGCCCTGCCGGATCTGTCCCCACTGATGCAAAAAACCGGAGCGTTACTGCCGGAATCCTTCCAGGCACCGGAGATTATCGAGGCCGATCCCCAGCCCATCTTGCAGCTCTACAGTCTTGAACACCCGCAACCGGGCACCCAGCCGCCCTTGCTGATGGCCCGCCTCGTCTTCAGCTACGAGGAGCACCGGATACCGTTTGCCGAGCAGGAAGCGCGCATCCTGGTGCAAACGCCCGAAGGACCTGTTCTGATCATTCGGGATGAAGATGAAGAGATAGATTTTCTGCACCATGGCCTGCCAGACTTCCAGATGATCGGTGTCATGGGAGATGAGTTTGACGACGACATACTCAATGCGCTCCCCCAGAGCGCCTTCCTTGATTTCACGCTGCCCAGCCGGGAAGCCTGGCTCAATTTCATCGCCTTCGAACTTCCACAGTTAGATACTGAGGGCTGGCAGATCGAAATGGACGACAGTTTTGACCTGCCCGTTGTTGACATTGATGAACTCCACGGCAACCTGCGCCCGGATGACGACGCGCCCGGCTGGTTCGATGTGGAAGTGGGCATTGACTACAACGGCACCCGCCTTGATCTGATTCCGCTGCTACAACAGGCACTGGCGTATCTGGACATCGAAGCCGGTAACGAAGACACCCTGCCAGACACCCTCTGGCTGCACAACGGCAGCACGCTGATCCGGGTTCCATCGGACCGCATCCGGCCACTGGCGCAAACCCTTCTGGGCCTGATGGCGCGGGACAGTGACGGCACACTGAAGCTGCCAAAGTTGGATGCGGCACAGGTCATGGGGGAGGTCGATGCCAACTGGCAAAGCAGTGCCGAACTGCGCGCCCTGAGCGAAAAACTGACCAACTTCCAGGCCTTGGCCGAGGTGCCGCTGCCCAAAGAAGTAAAAGCACAACTGCGCCACTATCAGCAGGACGGCCTGAACTGGCTGCAGTTTCTACGGGAATATGGCCTGGGCGGCATTCTGGCGGACGACATGGGACTGGGCAAAACCCTGCAGGCCCTGGCCTGCATTCAGGCTGAAAAATCCAACGCTCGTCTGAATGCACCTGCGCTAGTGGTCTGCCCCACCACCCTGATTGCCAACTGGGAAGCGGAAGCGGAAAAGTTCACCCCCGGCCTGAATTGCCTGGTAATACACGGGAACCGCCGAAAACCGTTATTTGACCAGGTAGCCAGCGCCGACCTGGTCATCACCAGCTATCCGTTACTGCACAGGGATATTGATCAGCACAAGAACCAGAGCTACAGCCTGGCCTTTTTCGACGAAGCCCAGTACCTGAAAAACCCGGCCACCATCATGGCCAAAGCAGCACGCAGGCTGCCTGCACAGAACTGCATTGCGCTCACCGGCACGCCCATGGAAAACCACCTGGGGGAACTCTGGGCGCTGTTCGATCTGATGCTCCCGGGCTATCTGGCCGACCAGAAAACCTTCCGGGATTACTACCGCAAGCCCATTGAAGAGAACGGAGATAGCGCCCGCCGGGCCGAGCTCAGCCGCCGGGTTCGCCCCTTCATGCTCCGCCGCACCAAAGATCAGGTGACACCAGAGCTGCCAGCGAAAACCGAAATCGTCCGCCACGTGGAGCTGAACCGCCAGCAGCGGGACCTATACGAAACCGTTCGCGCCACCATGGACCAACGCATCCGGAAACTGCTGGCCGATAAAGGCGCCGCCCGCAGTCAGATTGAAATACTCGATGCCTTGCTGAAACTCCGACAAATCTGCTGCCACCCGGCCCTGCTCAACGGCGATGAAACCGCAGGCTCCGCCAAGCTTGAGTACCTGATGGACATGTTGGCACAACTGCTGGAAGAAGGCCGGAAGGTTATCCTGTTCTCCCAGTTCACCAGCATGCTGGCGCTGATTGAGAACGCCCTCAAGAGCGCGGGAATCCGCTATGAAAAACTCACCGGCCAGACCCGAGACCGGGCCACTCCGGTCAAACGCTTCCAGAGCGGCGAAAGCCCGATCTTCCTCATCAGCCTGAAAGCCGGCGGCACCGGCCTGAACCTCACCGCGGCCGACTGCGTGATCCACTACGACCCATGGTGGAACCCCGCAGTGGAACAACAAGCCACCGACCGCGCCTGGCGCATTGGCCAGGACAAACCAGTCTTCGTATACCGCCTGATTAGCGAAGGCACGGTAGAGGAGCGCATCCAGGCCTTGCAAGCCCGGAAAAGCAAACTGGCCGACGGCCTGTACGGCAACGCAGACACCTTCAGCTCCGCAATAACAGCCGACGACATCTCCGTGCTTTTCGAAAAATAA
- a CDS encoding type II toxin-antitoxin system VapC family toxin: protein MNLLLDTHILLWAAAQPDKLSPEAATLIGNAENRLYFSAASLWEVVIKNSLGRTDFHVDPHLLRRGLVDNGYLELPISSQHTLAVSHLPDIHKDPFDRILVAQAETEGFLLLTSDDVVGRYPGPVRLV from the coding sequence GTGAACCTGCTTCTGGACACTCACATTTTGCTATGGGCAGCGGCCCAGCCGGATAAGCTTTCTCCCGAAGCGGCAACCCTCATCGGCAATGCGGAAAACCGGCTGTATTTCAGCGCAGCCAGTCTCTGGGAAGTGGTTATAAAGAATAGCCTGGGCCGAACCGATTTTCATGTTGATCCGCACCTGCTAAGACGCGGCCTTGTAGACAATGGTTATCTGGAATTGCCGATATCATCACAACATACACTTGCCGTCAGCCACCTGCCCGACATTCACAAAGATCCCTTCGATCGCATTCTGGTCGCCCAGGCCGAAACTGAAGGCTTCCTGTTGCTTACCTCTGATGATGTAGTTGGGCGCTACCCGGGGCCTGTTCGGCTGGTTTAG